One part of the Glycine max cultivar Williams 82 chromosome 14, Glycine_max_v4.0, whole genome shotgun sequence genome encodes these proteins:
- the LOC112999304 gene encoding LOW QUALITY PROTEIN: uncharacterized protein (The sequence of the model RefSeq protein was modified relative to this genomic sequence to represent the inferred CDS: inserted 2 bases in 1 codon; deleted 2 bases in 1 codon; substituted 9 bases at 9 genomic stop codons): MSMFLGHHRNIDRVDDGTKNSPXIQLFRTCSLASHTXVFSEPCNKVFRLCNIQEDXLWIPPYLQKXMDQKGAGFYFRAGRQVKAISXDWLPGKEERKKVLSQSRGGRAGSRYHEPSIPYIYLEASVVHRFYIMLLSLGKGRVSVHLCFGCFAIIDXPSSHSFMVHSLHISGTQGRMRWEGSSHSLCPTYHSIGILHSHIHLXAARGXSCRXVSLSGSLAPPVISFYDMMLSSPYSICNLVIFASLQVNTSERNGGLHSVTPQSPSKXSK, encoded by the exons ATGAGCATGTTCTTGGGCCATCATAGAAACATAGATAGGGTTGACGATGGAACGAAGAACTCACCCTAGATACAGCTTTTTCGTACATGTTCACTTGCATCACATACATAAGTGTTCTCTGAACCGTGCAATAAGG TTTTTCGGTTATGCAATATACAGGAGGATTAGCTCTGGATCCCTCCCTACTTGCAAAAATAAATGGATCAAAAGGGGGCTGGGTTCTATTTCCGGGCCGGGCGGCAGGTGAAGGCCATAAGTTAAGATTGGCTTCCTGGTaaggaagagaggaaaaagGTGTTG TCTCAAAGCAGAGGAGGAAGGGCAGGTAGCAGGTACCACGAGCCCTCTATTCCATACATTTATCTAGAAGCAAGTGTAGTTCACCGATTCTACATAATGCTTCTATCTCTCGGCAAAGGTCGTGTGAGTGTGCACTTATGCTTCGGATGCTTCGCCATA ATAGATTGACCCAGTTCCCATTCTTTTATGGTGCACTCGCTTCATATCTCTGGCACACAAGGAAGGATGCGGTGGGAAGGAAGCAGCCATAGCCTTTGTCCGACCTATCATTCCATTGGCATCTTGCATTCACACATCCATTT AGCTGCTCGGGGATGAAGTTGTAGATAAGTTAGTCTTAGTGGATCATTAGCTCCACCTGTTATCTCCTTCTACGACATGATGTTGTCATCGCCATATTCCATATGTAACTTAGTCATCTTTGCCTCACTACAGGTTAACACCTCCGAAAGAAACGGAGGACTTCATTCAGTGACTCCGCAATCACCCTCTAAATGATCAAAATAA